A region of Sugiyamaella lignohabitans strain CBS 10342 chromosome A, complete sequence DNA encodes the following proteins:
- the ERG8 gene encoding phosphomevalonate kinase (Phosphomevalonate kinase; an essential cytosolic enzyme that acts in the biosynthesis of isoprenoids and sterols, including ergosterol, from mevalonate; GO_component: GO:0005737 - cytoplasm [Evidence IEA,IEA]; GO_component: GO:0005737 - cytoplasm [Evidence IDA] [PMID 14562095]; GO_component: GO:0005634 - nucleus [Evidence IDA] [PMID 14562095]; GO_function: GO:0005524 - ATP binding [Evidence IEA,IEA]; GO_function: GO:0016301 - kinase activity [Evidence IEA]; GO_function: GO:0000166 - nucleotide binding [Evidence IEA]; GO_function: GO:0004631 - phosphomevalonate kinase activity [Evidence IEA]; GO_function: GO:0004631 - phosphomevalonate kinase activity [Evidence IMP] [PMID 1846667]; GO_function: GO:0016740 - transferase activity [Evidence IEA]; GO_process: GO:0006696 - ergosterol biosynthetic process [Evidence IMP] [PMID 200835]; GO_process: GO:0010142 - farnesyl diphosphate biosynthetic process, mevalonate pathway [Evidence IMP] [PMID 200835]; GO_process: GO:0019287 - isopentenyl diphosphate biosynthetic process, mevalonate pathway [Evidence IEA]; GO_process: GO:0019287 - isopentenyl diphosphate biosynthetic process, mevalonate pathway [Evidence IMP] [PMID 200835]; GO_process: GO:0008299 - isoprenoid biosynthetic process [Evidence IEA]; GO_process: GO:0006629 - lipid metabolic process [Evidence IEA]; GO_process: GO:0031388 - organic acid phosphorylation [Evidence IMP] [PMID 200835]; GO_process: GO:0016310 - phosphorylation [Evidence IEA]; GO_process: GO:0006694 - steroid biosynthetic process [Evidence IEA]; GO_process: GO:0008202 - steroid metabolic process [Evidence IEA]; GO_process: GO:0016126 - sterol biosynthetic process [Evidence IEA]) encodes MVMALDSKAVAYSAPGKALLAGGYLVLLPQYSAYVVALSARIHAVVSEEEERANTHKRVTIAAYSPQFKDGEWVYSLGDGSDKSSLSPVLTSAYGNNPFLEAAIRTVVAYSHASGSRMLKKNVSIKIYSDDAYHSQDDRVTSPTTQSRFHYHLNSIRDVPKTGLGSSAALTTAVIAALFSFYLPDLDPLDPSNLDKVHNLAQLAHCTAQKKVGSGFDIASAVYGSVQYSRFAADIISNELFDPNSVESVDKFSNLVKNLVESDWKMTHIPSSLPPGLSLLMGDVKTGSETPKMASMVLDWREKNPARANEVWTLLDQSNTALVNTLYQMSTLAEKDPRSYAQLLEAGIEDSSPNILHQLRENFLEIRKYLRIMTIESHALIEPQPQTDLLDKCNQIPGVIGGVVPGAGGFDAISILALESKIQDIKDFTSKSKDSEFSDLIWLDLKEQRIGLQRESLSLYNNL; translated from the coding sequence CGTATTCCGCTCCTGGAAAAGCTCTACTTGCTGGTGGATATCTGGTTTTACTACCACAGTATTCGGCATATGTTGTGGCATTATCAGCTAGAATCCATGCTGTGGTttctgaggaagaagaacgGGCTAATACTCACAAGAGGGTGACAATTGCAGCATACAGTCCTCAATTCAAAGATGGTGAATGGGTATATTCATTAGGAGATGGCTCCGACAAAAGTAGTCTATCGCCAGTCCTCACATCTGCTTATGGTAACAACCCTTTTCTAGAAGCCGCCATCAGAACTGTAGTTGCCTACTCACATGCCTCAGGCTCTAGAatgctgaaaaaaaatgtcagCATTAAGATATATTCTGATGATGCATACCACTCGCAAGATGATCGAGTTACTTCTCCCACTACTCAATCGCGTTTCCACTATCATCTAAACAGCATTCGCGATGTTCCAAAAACAGGACTTGGATCATCGGCCGCACTAACAACAGCTGTGATAGCAgctttattttctttctatCTACCTGATCTGGACCCATTGGATCCTTCGAACTTGGATAAAGTTCATAATCTAGCACAATTAGCCCATTGTACAGCACAGAAGAAGGTTGGATCAGGCTTTGACAttgcttctgctgtttATGGATCTGTACAATACAGTCGGTTTGCAGCTGATATTATTAGCAACGAGTTGTTTGACCCAAACTCAGTCGAATCTGTTGACAAGTTTTCTAACCTTGTTAAAAATCTGGTTGAATCAGACTGGAAAATGACCCATATTCCTTCTTCACTACCTCCTGGACTTAGTCTCCTAATGGGCGATGTGAAGACAGGTTCAGAAACTCCAAAAATGGCCTCAATGGTACTGGATTGGCGTGAAAAGAATCCTGCTCGCGCAAATGAGGTCTGGACTTTATTAGATCAGAGTAATACTGCATTGGTTAACACACTCTACCAAATGTCGACTTTAGCTGAAAAGGATCCTCGATCTTATGCACAACTACTAGAGGCCGGAATTGAAGACTCCTCTCCAAATATTCTACACCAGCTTCGTGAAAACTTTTTAGAAATCCGAAAGTATTTGCGTATAATGACTATTGAGTCGCATGCACTTATAGAGCCACAGCCACAAACAGATCTGTTGGATAAATGCAATCAAATCCCTGGGGTCATTGGAGGAGTTGTTCCAGGGGCAGGTGGTTTTGATGCTATAAGTATCTTGGCTTTAGAAAGCAAGATACAGGATATAAAAGATTTCACAAGCAAATCGAAAGACAGCGAGTTCTCTGATCTTATCTGGCTTGATCTGAAAGAACAACGCATAGGTTTACAGAGAGAGTCTCTGTCTTTGTATAATAATCTTTGA